A genome region from Nicotiana tabacum cultivar K326 chromosome 13, ASM71507v2, whole genome shotgun sequence includes the following:
- the LOC107790938 gene encoding RING-H2 finger protein ATL78-like, producing the protein MATTSTIFDQEFMENFHHSRRLLLIPITLQQHPENTVAPSPATGISHDTTDQPPFDANVVMVLSVLICSIICSLIVNCLIKCALRCASRVLADSSSNHTNRSVAKLANTGIKKKALKTFPVITYTTELKYPGVGTECVICISEFGVGEKVKVLPKCNHGFHVKCIDKWLNSNSSCPTCRHCLIETCQKFVNGGTSVTTTAISNTQVATNITTSAPVQEIIIGIESLQREDVVSTNYI; encoded by the coding sequence ATGGCAACCACTTCCACTATATTCGATCAAGAATTTATGGAAAACTTCCACCACTCAAGAAGACTACTTCTAATACCAATTACATTACAACAACACCCCGAGAACACCGTGGCGCCGTCTCCGGCAACCGGAATCAGCCACGACACAACAGATCAACCACCATTTGATGCAAATGTTGTGATGGTATTGTCTGTACTTATATGTTCCATAATTTGTTCACTTATAGTGAACTGCCTAATAAAGTGTGCATTGAGATGCGCTAGCCGAGTATTGGCAGACTCATCCTCAAACCATACAAATCGTTCTGTAGCAAAGCTAGCCAATACAGGGATCAAGAAAAAAGCCCTCAAAACATTCCCAGTTATAACTTACACTACAGAATTGAAATATCCGGGGGTTGGCACTGAGTGTGTAATTTGCATATCAGAATTTGGAGTTGGAGAAAAAGTTAAGGTTCTGCCTAAGTGCAACCATGGCTTCCACGTCAAGTGTATTGATAAATGGCTGAATTCCAACTCTTCTTGCCCTACTTGTAGGCACTGCCTTATTGAAACTTGCCAAAAATTTGTAAATGGAGGCACTTCTGTTACTACAACTGCAATTTCTAACACTCAGGTAGCTACCAATATTACTACATCGGCACCAGTTCAAGAAATCATAATTGGGATTGAATCTCTCCAACGTGAAGATGTGGTATCTACCAATTATATCTAA